The Paenibacillus sp. YPG26 genome includes a window with the following:
- a CDS encoding ABC transporter ATP-binding protein, whose protein sequence is MRRWLRKRPVDEAPEAENDSLPASTQAADPEPEVIKQADKWIDTVILDSDVPTSIDQSIEPDMLPDNIIHKSLEPILEVRDVHRSFQVGGQSLHVLKGIHMEVLPGQLVMLKGRSGSGKTTLLNMLGGLDQPSEGEIYFRGQTLHTLSDKRRTVLRRDQIGFIFQAYALLPLLSAWENVELSLRMASVPSREWKERVAHCLNLVGLGKRMHHRPFELSGGEQQRVAIAKAIAHRPHLLLADEPTANLDSQMGAQVMAVFRNIIETENVTICMTTHDPTILEVADHVYEMVDGQFV, encoded by the coding sequence ATGAGGCGATGGCTGCGCAAACGACCTGTAGACGAGGCTCCGGAAGCGGAGAACGATTCTTTGCCTGCCTCAACACAGGCTGCTGATCCGGAGCCAGAAGTGATTAAGCAGGCTGATAAGTGGATAGATACAGTGATTCTAGACTCTGATGTACCTACGTCTATTGACCAGTCAATTGAACCAGATATGCTGCCGGACAACATCATACATAAGTCGTTGGAGCCTATTCTTGAGGTCAGGGATGTTCACCGGTCTTTCCAGGTCGGAGGGCAATCCCTTCATGTGCTCAAGGGAATCCACATGGAAGTGCTGCCAGGACAGCTGGTCATGCTAAAGGGAAGATCAGGCTCGGGGAAGACCACTTTGCTGAATATGCTGGGGGGATTGGATCAGCCTTCAGAGGGTGAGATTTATTTTCGCGGTCAGACGCTCCATACCCTGAGTGATAAGAGAAGAACGGTGCTACGCCGAGATCAGATCGGGTTTATTTTTCAGGCTTATGCCCTGCTTCCTCTTCTGTCTGCTTGGGAGAATGTGGAGCTCAGTCTGCGTATGGCCTCGGTTCCCTCAAGAGAGTGGAAGGAACGGGTTGCCCATTGCCTAAATTTGGTGGGGCTCGGCAAGCGGATGCATCACAGGCCCTTCGAGCTCTCCGGAGGAGAACAGCAGCGGGTAGCCATTGCCAAAGCGATCGCTCACCGGCCTCATTTGCTTCTTGCGGATGAACCTACAGCCAATCTGGATTCCCAGATGGGCGCACAGGTTATGGCCGTATTCAGAAATATTATCGAGACGGAGAATGTGACGATATGTATGACCACACATGATCCAACAATCTTGGAGGTAGCGGACCATGTCTACGAAATGGTGGATGGACAATTTGTATAG
- a CDS encoding efflux RND transporter periplasmic adaptor subunit, whose product MSTKWWMDNLYRSRGGWRRGIGITALSVIVLASSGCGLLPKEQEEEVLPTIQAPKISKKPEYEVTSDTFETTVQSSGQFLSQREEPVYFTLGDSLQLHLKEINIKLGDKVKKGEVIATLDTEELQKSVRDKELDIRSQEITMKEALRTRDEKDPIEFETKKLQFEKARQELADLKDQISRAVLTAPFSGTVTSVSVEKGAMIKSYDTIAVIADTSNLIVAATIQKEDLEKLVVGMPAKVDINKVGEISGKIKVLPSASALEKSSENGGGSGGMGGSGSGGANGNGNGGTATPPKKQSLDHYMIVQLDKYPKGIERGTQLSVTVSTSKRENVIVIPISALRTTGSRSYVQVVEDDGSKREVDVEVGEQRSTDVEIKKGLSVGQKVVGR is encoded by the coding sequence ATGTCTACGAAATGGTGGATGGACAATTTGTATAGGAGCAGGGGGGGATGGAGGCGAGGCATTGGCATTACCGCATTATCTGTAATAGTACTTGCCTCTTCGGGCTGCGGGCTTCTGCCCAAAGAGCAGGAGGAGGAGGTATTGCCCACGATTCAGGCGCCCAAGATTTCCAAGAAGCCGGAATACGAGGTTACGTCAGATACGTTCGAGACTACGGTTCAAAGCAGCGGACAGTTCCTTAGCCAGCGGGAAGAACCAGTCTATTTCACACTAGGCGATTCTCTCCAGCTTCATCTCAAGGAAATTAACATCAAGCTTGGCGATAAGGTGAAGAAGGGAGAAGTTATAGCTACGCTTGACACAGAAGAGCTTCAGAAAAGTGTGCGTGATAAGGAGCTGGATATCCGTTCCCAAGAGATAACCATGAAGGAAGCGCTTAGAACCAGGGATGAGAAGGATCCGATTGAATTTGAGACGAAGAAGCTTCAATTCGAGAAAGCCCGCCAAGAGCTTGCTGATCTGAAGGATCAGATCTCAAGAGCAGTGCTGACAGCTCCATTCTCGGGCACGGTGACTTCGGTCAGTGTAGAGAAAGGCGCGATGATTAAGTCCTATGATACCATTGCGGTCATCGCGGATACTTCCAATCTGATTGTTGCTGCCACGATCCAGAAGGAAGATCTAGAGAAACTGGTGGTAGGCATGCCGGCCAAAGTGGACATCAACAAAGTAGGGGAGATCAGCGGCAAGATCAAGGTCCTTCCGAGTGCTAGTGCATTGGAGAAGAGTAGTGAGAATGGTGGCGGCTCGGGCGGCATGGGGGGAAGCGGCAGCGGCGGGGCTAATGGAAATGGTAATGGCGGTACCGCGACCCCTCCCAAGAAGCAAAGTCTTGACCACTACATGATCGTTCAATTAGACAAGTATCCGAAAGGGATCGAGCGGGGAACCCAGCTTAGTGTGACGGTGTCTACCTCAAAAAGGGAGAATGTGATCGTTATCCCGATCTCCGCCCTGCGAACGACAGGCTCACGCAGCTATGTACAGGTTGTGGAGGACGACGGCAGCAAGCGGGAGGTCGATGTGGAGGTAGGCGAGCAAAGATCCACCGACGTTGAGATCAAAAAAGGACTCAGCGTGGGACAGAAGGTTGTGGGCCGATAA
- a CDS encoding FtsX-like permease family protein, producing MGMPLVRFLFRKMWNTRWLTVSTLLGLIVAVSFTVSIPMYSDGALKRVVARTLQENSTGLPAGSLLMTYQAAGGDKTDLSGLQAVDQYIRQNVPNEIGFPYKAYVNTRSIRGTDVYPEDPTKVDASRTRSMTLAAMSGLKDQAEIRKGRLPGDQRADGVVEVAMLEEGMYQNDLHVGDILNYPVYSGLDITIRVEIVGAFKPVKETDPYWVQGFEAMANHLYTSEAVFDEGILKGQSVPLNNSSWYYAFDLGEIKTGQITTLTSSLDRLDTELYQKLKNTKVTISFGELLSSFRSQSLQLQTMLFTLAAPMIAMVFYYIVMNARQALNKQQSDIAVLRSRGASTRQIIMIYLLESIILGAISMVLGPLLGWFMSKSIGSANGFLEFVDRRSIPVGFNTDALLLGAGAVILAILSTLIPAISYAKSSIVNAKRKQARADRSPFWQRWFLDVVLLGVAGYGYYLFNERQMLTFTTGLTTDQLQIQPFLFFVPAIAIFAMGLFFLRIFPWLLKFIGWAGKRWLPVSSYLSLTQLSRSSLSYYPLMILLVLTLGLGVYNASAARTIDLNSTERTLYSYGTDVVIETQWTGTPEMTLGSGGNGSSGGTQGGGRQGGGMQGGAPGGGGGAQGGQQNKNTKIVYSEPPFEVFRTLPGVENAARVLQTKGNIVVSGQSAGQGRIMGIDNVDFSKVAWFRNDLFPAHPFKYLNLLGQYEAAALIPTNLADKYKLKPGDTFTVSMEDQTIDFAVYGIIPYWPNLYPDQAPFVIANLDYIYDQVPMIPYEVWLKMKPGAKVAPIYSKLSEQDITISKVKDVRTELVTQSKLPTRGGVFGILSLGFLVSVIVSLIGYILFWFFNLSGRVVQFGILRAMGLSRRQLTFMLLAEQILTAGLSIGLGIAIGKLAGWLYLPFLQTADNVTSQVPPFRIVFDAKDTQQLYMVVACMLLMGAGLLLWQIRRLKVHQAVKLGEER from the coding sequence ATGGGAATGCCGCTGGTTCGATTCTTATTCCGAAAGATGTGGAATACAAGGTGGCTGACCGTCAGCACACTGCTTGGATTAATCGTGGCTGTGTCATTTACGGTAAGTATCCCCATGTATTCGGATGGTGCTCTTAAGCGGGTTGTTGCCAGGACACTTCAAGAGAATAGCACGGGTCTTCCCGCCGGATCTCTTCTGATGACCTATCAGGCAGCCGGAGGGGACAAGACGGACCTGTCTGGTCTTCAAGCGGTCGATCAGTACATAAGACAGAATGTGCCCAATGAAATCGGATTCCCGTATAAGGCCTATGTGAATACCCGCTCCATCCGGGGAACAGACGTCTACCCGGAGGATCCAACCAAGGTTGATGCCAGCCGCACCCGTTCGATGACGCTGGCCGCCATGAGCGGCCTTAAAGATCAAGCTGAGATAAGAAAAGGCCGGCTGCCTGGTGATCAACGGGCGGATGGTGTTGTTGAGGTGGCGATGCTGGAGGAGGGCATGTACCAGAATGATCTCCATGTGGGAGATATCCTCAACTACCCTGTGTACAGTGGTCTGGATATCACGATACGTGTTGAGATTGTGGGCGCCTTCAAGCCTGTGAAAGAGACGGATCCTTACTGGGTACAAGGATTCGAGGCCATGGCCAATCACCTGTACACAAGCGAAGCTGTTTTTGACGAAGGGATTCTGAAGGGCCAGAGCGTTCCACTGAACAATTCAAGCTGGTACTATGCGTTTGACCTTGGCGAGATCAAGACGGGTCAAATCACCACTTTAACAAGCTCGTTGGACCGGCTTGATACCGAGCTGTATCAGAAGCTGAAGAACACCAAAGTAACGATATCGTTCGGTGAGCTGCTCAGCAGCTTCCGCAGTCAAAGTCTGCAGCTGCAGACAATGCTGTTCACTTTAGCCGCACCGATGATTGCCATGGTCTTTTATTATATTGTGATGAACGCGCGTCAAGCTCTGAATAAGCAGCAGAGTGATATCGCTGTACTCCGGAGCCGGGGTGCCTCAACCAGGCAGATCATTATGATCTACCTGCTCGAGAGCATTATACTTGGCGCAATCTCGATGGTTCTTGGACCACTGCTTGGCTGGTTCATGTCCAAATCAATAGGTTCAGCGAACGGGTTCCTGGAATTCGTAGACCGGAGATCCATTCCCGTCGGATTTAATACCGATGCACTCCTGCTTGGGGCGGGCGCGGTCATTCTGGCGATCCTGTCCACATTGATCCCGGCTATCTCTTATGCGAAGTCATCTATTGTGAACGCGAAGAGAAAGCAGGCCCGGGCAGACCGGAGCCCCTTCTGGCAGCGCTGGTTCCTGGATGTCGTCCTGCTTGGTGTGGCGGGTTACGGCTACTACTTATTCAATGAACGACAGATGCTTACTTTTACAACAGGCTTAACTACAGACCAGCTGCAAATTCAGCCTTTTCTATTCTTCGTGCCGGCAATAGCCATATTTGCGATGGGACTCTTTTTCCTAAGAATATTTCCGTGGCTGCTCAAATTCATCGGGTGGGCAGGAAAGCGTTGGCTGCCGGTGTCGTCCTATTTGAGTCTAACGCAGCTATCCCGTTCATCACTTTCCTATTACCCGCTGATGATCCTGCTGGTGCTTACCTTGGGGCTGGGTGTATATAACGCATCCGCTGCCAGAACAATTGATCTGAACTCGACAGAGCGTACGTTGTACAGCTATGGAACGGATGTCGTTATCGAGACCCAGTGGACGGGAACTCCGGAGATGACGCTTGGTTCAGGCGGAAATGGAAGCTCTGGCGGAACCCAGGGTGGGGGCCGGCAAGGGGGAGGTATGCAGGGAGGAGCACCTGGCGGGGGCGGTGGAGCCCAAGGAGGACAGCAGAATAAAAATACGAAAATTGTATACTCTGAGCCTCCGTTTGAAGTCTTCCGCACCTTGCCGGGTGTGGAGAATGCAGCCAGAGTCCTTCAGACAAAGGGGAATATTGTTGTCTCCGGCCAGTCTGCGGGTCAGGGACGTATCATGGGGATCGATAATGTAGATTTCTCCAAAGTGGCCTGGTTCCGCAATGACCTGTTCCCCGCACACCCATTCAAATATTTGAATTTGCTGGGACAGTATGAAGCGGCGGCTTTGATTCCTACGAATCTGGCAGACAAGTATAAGCTGAAGCCTGGGGATACCTTTACAGTGTCGATGGAGGATCAGACAATTGATTTCGCTGTCTACGGCATCATTCCGTACTGGCCGAATCTATATCCGGATCAAGCACCTTTTGTCATTGCCAATCTGGATTACATTTATGATCAGGTTCCAATGATTCCCTACGAGGTATGGCTGAAGATGAAGCCAGGCGCCAAGGTAGCGCCGATATACTCTAAGTTATCCGAGCAAGACATCACGATATCAAAGGTCAAGGATGTTAGAACGGAACTGGTCACTCAGAGTAAGCTGCCAACACGGGGCGGGGTATTCGGAATCTTAAGTCTCGGCTTCCTAGTATCTGTAATCGTATCGTTGATCGGGTACATCCTGTTCTGGTTCTTCAATCTGTCTGGCCGGGTAGTTCAGTTCGGGATATTAAGGGCTATGGGATTATCCCGAAGGCAGTTGACCTTCATGCTTCTGGCAGAGCAGATCTTAACGGCCGGTCTATCCATTGGACTCGGGATCGCGATCGGCAAGCTTGCCGGATGGCTGTATCTTCCTTTTCTCCAGACAGCAGACAACGTGACCTCTCAAGTACCGCCTTTCCGAATCGTATTTGATGCCAAAGATACGCAGCAGCTGTATATGGTCGTGGCCTGTATGCTCTTGATGGGTGCCGGCTTGCTGCTGTGGCAGATTCGCAGGCTCAAAGTACATCAGGCTGTAAAGCTTGGGGAGGAGAGATAA
- a CDS encoding ABC transporter ATP-binding protein: MIHCEGLVKIFKTKDIEVVALQGLNLTVEDGEMMAIIGNSGSGKSTLLNILGGLDHPSAGQVTVGQWNLLKVNESELVEYKRNTVGFIWQNNARNLLPYLTALENVEMPMMLGGKVDRAYAKQLLEWVGLKDRMHNKLQQLSGGEQQRVAIAIGLSNRPKLLLADEPTGSVDTRTSDQIMDIFRRINREIGLTIVIVTHDLTLASKVDRVVAIRDGLTSTEFVKRNPGLDMASGDSGFGNQGGLQEVHEAFVVVDRVGRLQVPKEYLEALGIGGRASMEFDGGKIVITPPKPIKEEES; this comes from the coding sequence ATGATTCACTGCGAGGGGTTAGTCAAAATATTTAAGACCAAGGATATCGAGGTTGTGGCGCTGCAAGGTCTGAATTTGACAGTTGAAGACGGAGAGATGATGGCTATTATCGGGAACAGCGGCAGCGGCAAATCCACACTCCTCAACATACTCGGCGGGCTGGACCATCCATCAGCCGGTCAGGTGACTGTGGGTCAATGGAATCTTCTCAAAGTCAATGAAAGTGAACTGGTTGAATACAAGAGGAACACGGTTGGATTCATCTGGCAGAATAATGCCCGAAATCTGCTGCCTTACTTGACGGCACTGGAAAACGTCGAGATGCCCATGATGCTGGGCGGCAAGGTAGACCGTGCTTATGCGAAGCAGCTGCTGGAATGGGTCGGTCTGAAGGACCGAATGCATAACAAGCTGCAGCAGTTATCCGGGGGGGAGCAGCAGCGCGTAGCCATCGCGATTGGCTTGTCTAACCGCCCTAAGCTTCTTCTAGCTGATGAACCTACCGGTTCGGTAGACACCCGCACCTCAGATCAGATTATGGACATATTCCGCCGGATCAATCGGGAGATTGGTCTTACTATAGTCATCGTTACGCATGACCTGACGCTTGCCAGCAAAGTTGACCGGGTTGTTGCGATACGGGACGGACTAACAAGCACAGAGTTCGTCAAGAGGAACCCGGGGCTTGACATGGCTTCTGGAGATAGTGGGTTTGGCAATCAAGGCGGACTTCAGGAGGTTCATGAGGCATTCGTTGTAGTAGACCGGGTTGGTAGATTGCAGGTTCCCAAAGAATACCTGGAGGCTCTCGGAATTGGGGGAAGGGCCAGCATGGAATTCGATGGAGGGAAGATTGTAATCACCCCGCCCAAACCAATTAAGGAGGAAGAATCTTGA
- a CDS encoding extracellular solute-binding protein, giving the protein MRKRFGKTYKLLATSLAAIMLTGMIAGCTSDKAKESNEPKVLRIGVMYGGGGNDQYFRQQFTDVYEYTHQNVTIEIVPAINSDQFRYAENQSYQPPDTVKSLKKLMTGSNPVDIIVSDTNSLKKLIDENLLKQLDPMIQEDKFDTADIVPSVIDGIKQMGNNNIYALAPTFIPSALFYNKKIFQDAGVEVPKDGMTYDDIFNLARRVTKGEGNDRIFGLAFNQYNGASASDDVYKFVQPLQLRYYDEKAEKMTVNTPQWEKAISTIAKLRKDKVIFENVQMNSPQENQAYNPIDNDVFMSGKTAMVMGNIGLVTELSGMKEAAKTNKKVKAFDWDVVTMPTHPEKPGVGGDIYLNNYMSINASAPNPETAWDFIKFLNGPEWAKIKARSTTYEMVSRKSYIKPVNGLNYNVSAFYKLKPVPPANANDEKLQIEKPGIFGVAMVGQTFIQEVIDNKKTPKEALQAWERKGNEMLQELKKNPKTQFQPDGTPYIPPADGSGFKG; this is encoded by the coding sequence TTGAGAAAACGATTTGGCAAGACGTACAAACTTCTCGCGACAAGTCTCGCCGCCATCATGCTGACGGGGATGATCGCAGGCTGTACCTCGGATAAGGCGAAGGAGAGTAATGAACCCAAAGTGCTGCGCATTGGAGTAATGTATGGCGGTGGAGGAAATGACCAATATTTCAGACAGCAGTTCACGGATGTATATGAATACACGCATCAAAACGTCACTATAGAGATTGTGCCTGCGATCAATAGTGATCAATTCCGCTACGCGGAAAACCAGAGTTATCAGCCGCCGGATACCGTGAAGAGCTTGAAAAAGCTAATGACGGGCAGCAACCCTGTGGACATAATTGTCTCAGATACGAACAGCTTGAAGAAATTGATTGATGAGAACCTGCTCAAGCAGCTCGATCCGATGATTCAAGAGGATAAGTTCGATACAGCGGATATTGTTCCTTCTGTTATTGATGGAATCAAGCAGATGGGAAATAACAACATTTATGCTTTGGCACCAACTTTTATACCTTCCGCTCTCTTTTATAATAAGAAGATTTTTCAGGATGCCGGTGTTGAAGTGCCTAAAGACGGCATGACTTATGATGATATATTTAATTTGGCTAGACGTGTAACTAAAGGTGAAGGCAATGACCGGATATTTGGCCTCGCATTCAATCAATACAATGGTGCTTCTGCCAGTGATGATGTGTATAAGTTCGTTCAACCGCTGCAATTGAGATACTATGATGAAAAAGCGGAAAAAATGACGGTGAACACACCTCAGTGGGAAAAAGCAATCAGCACAATTGCAAAGCTTAGAAAAGACAAGGTTATATTTGAGAATGTTCAAATGAACAGTCCGCAGGAGAATCAGGCCTATAATCCAATTGATAATGATGTCTTCATGTCAGGGAAGACTGCGATGGTCATGGGTAATATCGGTCTGGTTACAGAGCTTTCCGGTATGAAAGAGGCTGCGAAGACGAACAAAAAGGTGAAAGCTTTTGACTGGGACGTTGTGACCATGCCGACACACCCGGAGAAGCCAGGCGTTGGTGGGGATATCTACCTTAATAATTATATGTCAATCAACGCAAGCGCACCGAATCCAGAAACGGCGTGGGATTTTATCAAATTCCTGAATGGGCCTGAATGGGCCAAGATCAAAGCGAGAAGCACAACGTATGAGATGGTATCCCGCAAATCGTATATTAAGCCAGTGAATGGGCTGAATTATAATGTATCGGCCTTCTATAAGCTGAAGCCTGTTCCGCCTGCGAACGCGAATGACGAGAAGCTGCAAATAGAGAAGCCGGGAATTTTTGGGGTTGCCATGGTAGGGCAGACCTTTATACAAGAGGTTATCGACAATAAGAAGACTCCAAAAGAAGCTTTGCAGGCTTGGGAACGGAAAGGAAATGAAATGCTTCAGGAGCTCAAGAAGAATCCAAAAACTCAGTTCCAGCCTGACGGCACTCCATATATCCCGCCAGCTGACGGAAGTGGGTTTAAAGGTTAA
- a CDS encoding YjcZ family sporulation protein, translating into MSECHVNRPNPVFTSTGVILVLFILLVIITRTFI; encoded by the coding sequence ATGAGTGAGTGTCACGTTAATCGTCCGAATCCTGTATTTACTTCCACAGGAGTGATCTTGGTTCTTTTTATTCTGCTGGTGATCATTACCCGCACTTTCATCTAA
- a CDS encoding asparagine synthase — protein sequence MREGLIPTVLGAVVSATAASMLGSRYKMAATGVLGFGLAHIVLGTIDLIEHR from the coding sequence ATGCGTGAAGGCTTGATTCCAACAGTTCTTGGTGCAGTAGTGTCAGCTACAGCCGCTTCCATGCTGGGAAGCCGGTACAAGATGGCTGCAACGGGAGTACTCGGTTTTGGTCTGGCTCATATTGTACTCGGAACCATCGATTTGATCGAGCACCGTTAA